Proteins from a genomic interval of Lolium perenne isolate Kyuss_39 chromosome 1, Kyuss_2.0, whole genome shotgun sequence:
- the LOC127305204 gene encoding phospholipid-transporting ATPase 3 isoform X2, translating into MISILSTTPISPVHPVTNVVPLSLVLLVSLIKEAFEDWKRFQNDMSINNAHVDVLQGQKWESTPWKRLQVGDIVRIKQDSYFPADLLFLSSTNPDGVCYIETANLDGETNLKIRKALEKTWDYLLPEKAYEFKGEVQCEQPNNSLYTFTGNLIVDKQTIPISPNQILLRGCSLRNTENIVAAVIFTGHETKVMMNSMNVPSKRSTLEKKLDKLILALFATLFTMCVIGAIGSGVFINEKYFYLGLRGHVEDQFNPKNRFVVTILTMFTLITLYSTIIPISLYVSIEMIKFIQCAKFINNDLNMYHAESNTPALARTSNLNEELGQVEYIFSDKTGTLTRNLMEFFKCSIGGEIYGTGITEIEKGGAERAGVSIDDDEGKRSATAVHEKGFNFDDARIMCGAWRNEPNHEACMEFFRCLAICHTVLPEGEETPEKITYQAASPDEAALVAAAKNFGFFFYRRTPSTVMVRESHVERMGSIQDVAYEILNVLEFNSTRKRQSVVCHFPNGKLVLYCKGADNVIYERLADGNHDIKKKSREHLEQFGSAGLRTLCLAYRDLSRDQYESWNEKFVQAKSSLRDRDKKLDEVAELIEKDLILIGCTAIEDKLQEGVPACIETLSAAGIKIWVLTGDKMETAINIAYACSLVNNDTKQFIISSETNAIREAEDRGDPVEVARVIKDSVKQSLRSYLEEAHRSLSSTPGRKLAFIIDGRCLMYALDPALRVNLLGLSLICHSVVCCRVSPLQKAQVTSLVRKGARKITLSIGDGANDVSMIQAAHVGIGISGQEGMQAVMASDFAIAQFRYLTDLLLVHGRWSYLRLCKVITYFFYKNLTFTLTQFWFTFQTGFSGQRFYDDWFQSLYNVIFTALPVIMVGLFDKDVSASLSKKYPQLYQEGIRNTFFKWKVIAVWAFFAFYQSIVFYYFTAAASQHGHGSSGKILGQWDVSTMAFTCVVVTVNLRLLMSCNSITRWHYFSVAGSIAAWFLFIFVYSAIMTSFDRQENVYFVIYVLMSTFFFYLTLMLVPVIALFGDFLYLSLQRWLSPYDYQVVQEMHKDDPHEYSIIHLPERSHLSPEEARSYAISMLPRENSKHTGFAFDSPGYESFFASQQGVCVPHKPWDVARRASMKQQRQQPHRRNPPSV; encoded by the exons CCTTAGTTTAGTGCTTTTGGTGTCTCTCATCAAGGAAGCTTTTGAGGATTGG AAACGTTTCCAGAATGATATGTCAATTAATAATGCACACGTCGATGTATTGCAAGGTCAAAAATGGGAAAGTACTCCATGGAAAAGACTGCAGGTTGGAGATATTGTGAGG ATCAAGCAAGACAGTTATTTCCCTGCTGACTTGCTCTTCCTATCGAGTACAAACCCTGATGGCGTTTGCTACATAGAG ACAGCAAATCTTGATGGGGAAACCAACCTGAAAATAAGGAAAGCTTTGGAGAAAACCTGGGACTATCTTCTTCCTGAAAAGGCTTATGAATTCAAAG GTGAAGTACAATGTGAACAGCCTAACAATTCACTTTACACATTCACCGGGAATCTTATCGTGGACAAGCAAACTATACCAATTTCACCAAACCAGATACTACTAAGG GGATGCAGCCTTCGTAATACGGAAAACATTGTTGCAGCTGTTATATTCACGGGCCATGAGACAAAA GTTATGATGAATTCAATGAATGTTCCTTCTAAAAGAAgtacgttggagaaaaaactagaCAAGCTTATACTAGCTCTATTTGCAACCCTGTTCACAATGTGTGTCATTGGTGCTATTGGAAG TGGTGTGTTTATCAATGAGAAATACTTCTACCTTGGATTGCGTGGGCATGTTGAGGACCAGTTTAATCCCAAGAACAGATTTGTG GTGACCATTTTAACCATGTTTACTCTAATAACTCTATACTCAACAATCATCCCTATATCTCTTTATGTGTCCATAGAG ATGATTAAATTTATTCAATGTGCAAAGTTTATTAACAATGATCTGAATATGTATCATGCGGAGAGCAACACCCCAGCTTTGGCCCGTACGTCTAATCTGAATGAGGAGCTTGGGCAG GTTGAGTATATTTTTTCTGATAAAACTGGAACACTTACAAGAAACTTGATGGAATTCTTTAAATGTTCTATTGGTGGAGAAATATATGGAACTGGCATTACAGAGATCGAGAAAGGAGGAGCTGAGCGAGCTGGAGTCAGTATTGATGATGATGAG GGTAAAAGGTCAGCCACTGCAGTTCATGAGAAAGGATTCAACTTCGACGATGCTAGAATAATGTGTGGTGCATGGAGAAATGAACCAAATCACGAGGCTTGCATG GAATTCTTTAGATGCCTTGCAATCTGTCATACAGTTCTTCCTGAGGGCGAGGAGACACCAGAAAAGATCACTTATCAAGCTGCCTCTCCTGATGAGGCTGCGCTTGTGGCTGCTGCAAAGAATTTTGGTTTCTTCTTTTATAG ACGTACGCCATCCACAGTTATGGTACGCGAATCACATGTTGAGAGGATGGGGAGTATACAAGATGTTGCATATGAAATTTTGAATGTTTTGGAATTTAACAG TACAAGGAAGCGTCAATCTGTGGTTTGCCATTTCCCGAATGGTAAACTTGTTCTCTATTGCAAG GGTGCTGATAATGTGATTTATGAACGATTAGCTGATGGAAATCATGACATTAAGAAGAAAAGCAGAGAACATCTAGAACAATTTGGGTCTGCTGGCTTGCGTACACTTTGCCTTGCTTATCGAGATCTCAGCAGGGATCAATATGAAAGCTGGAATGAGAAGTTCGTGCAAGCTAAATCCTCTCTACGTGATCGCGATAAGAAACTTGATGAG GTGGCTGAATTGATTGAAAAGGACCTTATATTGATAGGGTGCACTGCTATAGAAGACAAACTGCAAGAAGGGGTGCCAGCGTGCATTGAAACTCTTTCTGCAGCTGGCATAAAAATTTGGGTGCTAACTGGAGATAAAATGGAAACTGCAATTAATATAGCATACG CATGCAGTCTGGTGAACAACGACACAAAACAGTTCATCATCAGTTCAGAGACGAATGCAATTAGAGAGGCTGAAGATAGG GGCGACCCGGTGGAAGTTGCCCGAGTTATCAAAGACTCAGTAAAACAGAGTCTGAGAAGTTACCTCGAGGAAGCCCACCGTTCTCTAAGTAGCACACCAGGACGAAAGTTAGCTTTCATTATCGATGGAAGATGCTTGATGTATGCTCTAGATCCTGCTCTGCGTGTGAATCTTCTTGGTTTGAGTTTAATTTGCCACTCAGTTGTGTGTTGTCGTGTTTCTCCACTGCAAAAGGCACAG GTTACTAGCTTAGTTAGGAAAGGTGCTCGTAAGATAACTCTCAGCATTGGCGATGGCGCTAATGATGTAAGCATGATTCAAGCTGCTCATGTTGGGATTGGCATTAGTGGGCAAGAAGGAATGCAAGCAGTTATGGCTAGTGATTTCGCCATCGCTCAGTTTCGATATCTTACCGATTTACTTCTTGTACATGGACGGTGGTCATACTTGAGATTGTGCAAG GTTATCACATACTTCTTCTACAAGAATCTGACATTTACGCTAACTCAGTTCTGGTTCACTTTCCAAACTGGCTTTTCTGGTCAACGATTTTATGATGACTGGTTCCAGTCTCTGTATAATGTCATTTTCACAGCGCTGCCTGtaattatggttggcttgtttgatAAG GATGTGAGTGCATCTCTATCAAAAAAATACCCGCAACTTTACCAGGAAGGAATTAGGAATACGTTCTTCAAGTGGAAAGTGATAGCGGTCTGGGCTTTCTTTGCCTTTTACCAGTCAATAGTGTTCTATTACTTCACTGCAGCTGCAAGTCAGCATGGTCATGGCTCATCTGGCAAGATCCTTGGTCAATGGGATGTTAGCACGATGGCCTTTACTTGTGTTGTGGTGACTGTGAACCTCCGTCTCCTCATGTCGTGCAACTCTATTACAAGATGGCATTATTTCAGTGTAGCTGGCAGTATAGCTGCCTGGTTTCTGTTTATCTTTGTATACTCTGCAATAATGACATCATTTGACAGACAG GAAAATGTATATTTTGTGATTTATGTTCTGATGAGTACCTTTTTCTTCTACCTCACACTAATGCTTGTTCCGGTCATcgctctctttggtgacttcctaTATCTATC GCTTCAGAGATGGCTATCCCCCTATGACTACCAAGTTGTTCAAGAGATGCACAAGGATGATCCTCACGAATACAGCATAATACATCTGCCAGAGAGGAGCCATCTGAGCCCTGAAGAAGCGAGAAGCTACGCGATCTCCATGCTTCCCCGAGAGAACTCCAAGCACACTGGTTTTGCTTTTGACTCCCCGGGATATGAGTCATTCTTCGCGTCTCAGCAAGGCGTCTGCGTGCCTCATAAGCCATGGGACGTTGCAAGGAGAGCCAGCATGAAGCAGCAGCGCCAGCAGCCACATCGGCGTAACCCCCCTTCCGTGTAA
- the LOC127305204 gene encoding phospholipid-transporting ATPase 3 isoform X3: MGKYSMEKTAGWRYCEEQIKQDSYFPADLLFLSSTNPDGVCYIETANLDGETNLKIRKALEKTWDYLLPEKAYEFKGEVQCEQPNNSLYTFTGNLIVDKQTIPISPNQILLRGCSLRNTENIVAAVIFTGHETKVMMNSMNVPSKRSTLEKKLDKLILALFATLFTMCVIGAIGSGVFINEKYFYLGLRGHVEDQFNPKNRFVVTILTMFTLITLYSTIIPISLYVSIEMIKFIQCAKFINNDLNMYHAESNTPALARTSNLNEELGQVEYIFSDKTGTLTRNLMEFFKCSIGGEIYGTGITEIEKGGAERAGVSIDDDEGKRSATAVHEKGFNFDDARIMCGAWRNEPNHEACMEFFRCLAICHTVLPEGEETPEKITYQAASPDEAALVAAAKNFGFFFYRRTPSTVMVRESHVERMGSIQDVAYEILNVLEFNSTRKRQSVVCHFPNGKLVLYCKGADNVIYERLADGNHDIKKKSREHLEQFGSAGLRTLCLAYRDLSRDQYESWNEKFVQAKSSLRDRDKKLDEVAELIEKDLILIGCTAIEDKLQEGVPACIETLSAAGIKIWVLTGDKMETAINIAYACSLVNNDTKQFIISSETNAIREAEDRGDPVEVARVIKDSVKQSLRSYLEEAHRSLSSTPGRKLAFIIDGRCLMYALDPALRVNLLGLSLICHSVVCCRVSPLQKAQVTSLVRKGARKITLSIGDGANDVSMIQAAHVGIGISGQEGMQAVMASDFAIAQFRYLTDLLLVHGRWSYLRLCKVITYFFYKNLTFTLTQFWFTFQTGFSGQRFYDDWFQSLYNVIFTALPVIMVGLFDKDVSASLSKKYPQLYQEGIRNTFFKWKVIAVWAFFAFYQSIVFYYFTAAASQHGHGSSGKILGQWDVSTMAFTCVVVTVNLRLLMSCNSITRWHYFSVAGSIAAWFLFIFVYSAIMTSFDRQENVYFVIYVLMSTFFFYLTLMLVPVIALFGDFLYLSLQRWLSPYDYQVVQEMHKDDPHEYSIIHLPERSHLSPEEARSYAISMLPRENSKHTGFAFDSPGYESFFASQQGVCVPHKPWDVARRASMKQQRQQPHRRNPPSV, encoded by the exons ATGGGAAAGTACTCCATGGAAAAGACTGCAGGTTGGAGATATTGTGAGG AGCAGATCAAGCAAGACAGTTATTTCCCTGCTGACTTGCTCTTCCTATCGAGTACAAACCCTGATGGCGTTTGCTACATAGAG ACAGCAAATCTTGATGGGGAAACCAACCTGAAAATAAGGAAAGCTTTGGAGAAAACCTGGGACTATCTTCTTCCTGAAAAGGCTTATGAATTCAAAG GTGAAGTACAATGTGAACAGCCTAACAATTCACTTTACACATTCACCGGGAATCTTATCGTGGACAAGCAAACTATACCAATTTCACCAAACCAGATACTACTAAGG GGATGCAGCCTTCGTAATACGGAAAACATTGTTGCAGCTGTTATATTCACGGGCCATGAGACAAAA GTTATGATGAATTCAATGAATGTTCCTTCTAAAAGAAgtacgttggagaaaaaactagaCAAGCTTATACTAGCTCTATTTGCAACCCTGTTCACAATGTGTGTCATTGGTGCTATTGGAAG TGGTGTGTTTATCAATGAGAAATACTTCTACCTTGGATTGCGTGGGCATGTTGAGGACCAGTTTAATCCCAAGAACAGATTTGTG GTGACCATTTTAACCATGTTTACTCTAATAACTCTATACTCAACAATCATCCCTATATCTCTTTATGTGTCCATAGAG ATGATTAAATTTATTCAATGTGCAAAGTTTATTAACAATGATCTGAATATGTATCATGCGGAGAGCAACACCCCAGCTTTGGCCCGTACGTCTAATCTGAATGAGGAGCTTGGGCAG GTTGAGTATATTTTTTCTGATAAAACTGGAACACTTACAAGAAACTTGATGGAATTCTTTAAATGTTCTATTGGTGGAGAAATATATGGAACTGGCATTACAGAGATCGAGAAAGGAGGAGCTGAGCGAGCTGGAGTCAGTATTGATGATGATGAG GGTAAAAGGTCAGCCACTGCAGTTCATGAGAAAGGATTCAACTTCGACGATGCTAGAATAATGTGTGGTGCATGGAGAAATGAACCAAATCACGAGGCTTGCATG GAATTCTTTAGATGCCTTGCAATCTGTCATACAGTTCTTCCTGAGGGCGAGGAGACACCAGAAAAGATCACTTATCAAGCTGCCTCTCCTGATGAGGCTGCGCTTGTGGCTGCTGCAAAGAATTTTGGTTTCTTCTTTTATAG ACGTACGCCATCCACAGTTATGGTACGCGAATCACATGTTGAGAGGATGGGGAGTATACAAGATGTTGCATATGAAATTTTGAATGTTTTGGAATTTAACAG TACAAGGAAGCGTCAATCTGTGGTTTGCCATTTCCCGAATGGTAAACTTGTTCTCTATTGCAAG GGTGCTGATAATGTGATTTATGAACGATTAGCTGATGGAAATCATGACATTAAGAAGAAAAGCAGAGAACATCTAGAACAATTTGGGTCTGCTGGCTTGCGTACACTTTGCCTTGCTTATCGAGATCTCAGCAGGGATCAATATGAAAGCTGGAATGAGAAGTTCGTGCAAGCTAAATCCTCTCTACGTGATCGCGATAAGAAACTTGATGAG GTGGCTGAATTGATTGAAAAGGACCTTATATTGATAGGGTGCACTGCTATAGAAGACAAACTGCAAGAAGGGGTGCCAGCGTGCATTGAAACTCTTTCTGCAGCTGGCATAAAAATTTGGGTGCTAACTGGAGATAAAATGGAAACTGCAATTAATATAGCATACG CATGCAGTCTGGTGAACAACGACACAAAACAGTTCATCATCAGTTCAGAGACGAATGCAATTAGAGAGGCTGAAGATAGG GGCGACCCGGTGGAAGTTGCCCGAGTTATCAAAGACTCAGTAAAACAGAGTCTGAGAAGTTACCTCGAGGAAGCCCACCGTTCTCTAAGTAGCACACCAGGACGAAAGTTAGCTTTCATTATCGATGGAAGATGCTTGATGTATGCTCTAGATCCTGCTCTGCGTGTGAATCTTCTTGGTTTGAGTTTAATTTGCCACTCAGTTGTGTGTTGTCGTGTTTCTCCACTGCAAAAGGCACAG GTTACTAGCTTAGTTAGGAAAGGTGCTCGTAAGATAACTCTCAGCATTGGCGATGGCGCTAATGATGTAAGCATGATTCAAGCTGCTCATGTTGGGATTGGCATTAGTGGGCAAGAAGGAATGCAAGCAGTTATGGCTAGTGATTTCGCCATCGCTCAGTTTCGATATCTTACCGATTTACTTCTTGTACATGGACGGTGGTCATACTTGAGATTGTGCAAG GTTATCACATACTTCTTCTACAAGAATCTGACATTTACGCTAACTCAGTTCTGGTTCACTTTCCAAACTGGCTTTTCTGGTCAACGATTTTATGATGACTGGTTCCAGTCTCTGTATAATGTCATTTTCACAGCGCTGCCTGtaattatggttggcttgtttgatAAG GATGTGAGTGCATCTCTATCAAAAAAATACCCGCAACTTTACCAGGAAGGAATTAGGAATACGTTCTTCAAGTGGAAAGTGATAGCGGTCTGGGCTTTCTTTGCCTTTTACCAGTCAATAGTGTTCTATTACTTCACTGCAGCTGCAAGTCAGCATGGTCATGGCTCATCTGGCAAGATCCTTGGTCAATGGGATGTTAGCACGATGGCCTTTACTTGTGTTGTGGTGACTGTGAACCTCCGTCTCCTCATGTCGTGCAACTCTATTACAAGATGGCATTATTTCAGTGTAGCTGGCAGTATAGCTGCCTGGTTTCTGTTTATCTTTGTATACTCTGCAATAATGACATCATTTGACAGACAG GAAAATGTATATTTTGTGATTTATGTTCTGATGAGTACCTTTTTCTTCTACCTCACACTAATGCTTGTTCCGGTCATcgctctctttggtgacttcctaTATCTATC GCTTCAGAGATGGCTATCCCCCTATGACTACCAAGTTGTTCAAGAGATGCACAAGGATGATCCTCACGAATACAGCATAATACATCTGCCAGAGAGGAGCCATCTGAGCCCTGAAGAAGCGAGAAGCTACGCGATCTCCATGCTTCCCCGAGAGAACTCCAAGCACACTGGTTTTGCTTTTGACTCCCCGGGATATGAGTCATTCTTCGCGTCTCAGCAAGGCGTCTGCGTGCCTCATAAGCCATGGGACGTTGCAAGGAGAGCCAGCATGAAGCAGCAGCGCCAGCAGCCACATCGGCGTAACCCCCCTTCCGTGTAA